A stretch of Arachis hypogaea cultivar Tifrunner chromosome 15, arahy.Tifrunner.gnm2.J5K5, whole genome shotgun sequence DNA encodes these proteins:
- the LOC112748242 gene encoding FT-interacting protein 3, producing the protein MFLNSVLSSDDELWRKDKTNSNKSVEQLQYLYVRVVKARDMGLFGEVKLVAEVKLGNYSETTKPTPQIMRYAEWNKVFAFSRECIVSSTVQIIVKETNEEEEEDKIIEEEDAITEEEEEEEEDQEIIEEDHEEKILEEEEEERYMGRISFSLSDIPVRAAADEEMAPKWYGIEDKNGDKGKRNGKIMVSIWFGTQEDEAFEEAWNSKTAENVPSDKLSLIKSKIYDCPKLWYLRVSVIEAEHIMPAHKGADKVRFPQFYAKVQVGSQNWKTVVATSSATRSFSSPYWNEEFLFVVEEESFLNNSLLVSVEDLLDPRTSEVVCKVEIPIDTIEKRVDERVVASQWFSLESLFGKEGTRHVPRVHLRLSLDGGYHVFDEMTTYSSDVRPSDTTLWKPQIGVLEIRILRASCLMKKTTKDGRTLATNAYCVAKYGQKWCRTRTVIDSLSPEWNEQYNWEVYDLSTVVTVAVFDNYRFFGKNTKHAGIADKTFGKITIGVSTLENDRLYTQSYPLLIVVPSGVKNMGEIYLSIKLSCSNVTNMLLRYAMPLLPKMHYVHLLTETQVYHLKLEAIRLLELRLRKEEPPLGWEVVSYMLQDSEKWSLRRSKGNFFRAVHAMDRVIATGKFLKAIQEWEKPLYSVTFLIIFIALVLFPEFIIPAIIFIVTFMGLRGYYYLRPQHYPPSGIDQLGADQMNPDEFYEEFDPFPTICPDNVVRMRYDRLRTIAARVQTLMGDTAVQLERFHALISWTDPRATFLFLVLCLLAAVISYLVPLRVLIALFGMYSLRPPWFRSKLRSSMINFFTRLPTAEGCSERNPVAWGELLVLIVCLQCGSENVKLV; encoded by the coding sequence ATGTTCTTAAACTCTGTGTTATCCAGTGATGATGAGTTGTGGAGGAAGGATAAAACCAATTCAAACAAATCGGTGGAGCAATTGCAGTATCTTTACGTGAGAGTTGTGAAAGCACGAGACATGGGTCTCTTTGGAGAGGTTAAGTTAGTTGCTGAAGTGAAACTTGGCAACTACAGTGAAACCACAAAGCCCACTCCCCAGATCATGAGATATGCCGAATGGAATAAGGTCTTTGCATTCTCCAGAGAATGCATAGTGTCATCAACAGTGCAAATCATTGTCAAAGAAaccaatgaagaagaagaagaagacaaaatcattgaagaagaagacgcaatcactgaagaagaagaagaagaagaagaagatcaagaaatCATTGAAGAAGACCATGAAGAAAAAATccttgaagaagaggaagaggaaagaTATATGGGTCGAATTTCTTTTAGTTTGAGTGATATTCCTGTTAGAGCAGCAGCGGATGAAGAGATGGCTCCAAAGTGGTACGGAATAGAGGACAAGAACGGAGATAAGGGTAAAAGAAATGGGAAGATAATGGTATCAATATGGTTTGGAACACAGGAAGATGAGGCATTTGAAGAGGCATGGAATTCCAAAACAGCGGAAAATGTTCCTTCTGATAAGCTTAGCCTAATAAAATCCAAGATTTATGATTGCCCAAAGCTATGGTATCTAAGAGTTTCGGTTATTGAAGCAGAACACATCATGCCAGCGCATAAAGGCGCAGATAAGGTGAGGTTCCCTCAGTTTTATGCCAAAGTCCAAGTGGGAAGCCAAAACTGGAAAACTGTTGTTGCAACTTCCAGTGCTACTCGAAGCTTCTCGAGTCCTTACTGGAACGAGGAGTTCTTGTTCGTGGTTGAAGAAGAGagttttctaaataattcattgTTGGTTTCCGTTGAAGATCTACTTGACCCACGGACAAGTGAGGTCGTGTGCAAGGTGGAAATTCCAATTGATACCATAGAAAAGCGAGTTGACGAAAGGGTTGTTGCTTCGCAATGGTTTAGCCTTGAAAGCCTCTTTGGGAAAGAAGGTACAAGGCATGTTCCTCGTGTGCACCTACGACTTTCACTTGATGGAggctaccatgtgtttgatgaaatgacaACGTATAGCAGTGATGTTCGGCCCAGTGACACAACTCTCTGGAAGCCCCAAATTGGTGTGCTTGAGATCCGAATCTTGAGAGCCAGTTGTCTTATGAAAAAAACCACGAAAGATGGTAGAACACTTGCAACTAATGCCTATTGTGTTGCAAAGTATGGGCAAAAATGGTGTCGGACTCGTACTGTGATTGATAGCTTATCACCTGAGTGGAATGAGCAATACAATTGGGAGGTTTATGATCTTAGCACTGTAGTGACTGTTGCGGTTTTTGACAACTATAGGTTCTTTGGTAAGAACACCAAACATGCTGGAATTGCCGACAAAACTTTTGGTAAAATAACAATCGGTGTGTCTACCCTAGAAAATGATAGGCTCTACACTCAATCTTATCCTCTGCTGATCGTGGTTCCATCTGGAGTAAAAAATATGGGAGAGATTTATTTGAGTATCAAGCTTTCATGTTCCAATGTAACTAATATGCTGCTTAGGTACGCAATGCCATTGCTGCCCAAGATGCATTATGTGCATCTCTTGACGGAAACGCAAGTATATCACTTAAAGTTAGAGGCCATTAGATTGTTGGAATTAAGGCTGAGGAAAGAAGAGCCACCATTGGGCTGGGAGGTAGTGTCGTACATGCTCCAAGATAGTGAAAAATGGAGCTTGAGGAGAAGCAAAGGTAACTTTTTTAGGGCGGTGCACGCAATGGACAGAGTTATTGCCACGGGAAAGTTTCTCAAAGCGATCCAAGAATGGGAGAAACCATTATATTCAGTAACGTTCTTGATTATCTTCATTGCTCTAGTATTATTTCCGGAGTTTATCATTCCAGCCATTATTTTCATCGTAACATTTATGGGGCTTAGAGGTTATTATTATTTACGACCGCAACACTATCCTCCCTCGGGTATCGACCAGTTGGGTGCTGACCAAATGAACCCTGATGAGTTTTACGAGGAGTTCGATCCGTTCCCCACGATTTGTCCTGATAATGTTGTTAGGATGAGGTATGATAGGCTGAGAACGATAGCAGCAAGGGTTCAAACTTTGATGGGGGATACAGCAGTACAACTTGAGCGATTCCATGCACTGATAAGTTGGACTGATCCAAGAGCTACTTTCTTGTTTTTGGTGTTGTGCTTGCTCGCTGCTGTTATTTCCTATCTTGTACCCCTTCGGGTTTTAATTGCTCTATTCGGAATGTACTCACTGAGACCACCATGGTTTAGAAGCAAATTGCGCTCGTCAATGATCAACTTCTTCACAAGATTGCCAACTGCTGAAGGGTGTTCTGAACGTAATCCTGTCGCATGGGGCGAATTATTAGTACTTATTGTTTGTCTTCAGTGTGGTTCTGAAAATGTCAAACTGGTCTAA